A genomic window from Punica granatum isolate Tunisia-2019 chromosome 2, ASM765513v2, whole genome shotgun sequence includes:
- the LOC116196004 gene encoding glycosyltransferase BC10, with protein sequence MAEKHSRLVTLLQILSILVVFVAGVVIGLAATSHINQYFGSKPELIFFMNRGSVSPASPIHEENCTVPICPVFVPRACDCPDCSSMDTYLHPRNLTHGMSDTELFWRAAMVSRQGKYPFARVPRVAFMFLTRGPLPMLPLWEKFFEGQKRDLYSIYVHALPGYELNVSRDSPFHGRQIPSQNVQWGTVELFDAEKRLLGNALLDFSNERFVLLSESCIPIYNFSTIYNYLTGSKHSFVDSYDEPTRYGRGRYSRNMLPHIHLRHWRKGSQWFELNRDLATYIVSDTKFYSLFRRFCKPACYPDEHYIPTYLNMFHGLKNSNRSVTWVDWSFRAPHPATFEKANITADFIRSIRSSGSHCLYNSRTTHICYLFARKFAPSTLGPLLELSSAFMEF encoded by the exons ATGGCGGAGAAGCACTCGCGGCTCGTTACTTTGCTGCAGATTCTTTCCATCCTGGTGGTGTTTGTTGCAGGAGTCGTGATCGGCTTAGCAGCCACTTCACACATCAACCAGTACTTCGGGTCAAAACCGGAGCTGATTTTCTTCATGAATCGAGGCTCGGTTTCTCCGGCTTCCCCCATCCACGAGGAGAACTGCACCGTCCCCATCTGCCCCGTCTTTGTTCCGAGAGCCTGTGACTGCCCGGATTGCTCTAGCATGGACACGTACCTGCACCCGAGAAACCTCACCCACGGCATGTCCGACACCGAGCTGTTCTGGAGGGCTGCGATGGTTTCCCGGCAAGGAAAATACCCTTTCGCCCGTGTCCCGAGAGTGGCCTTCATGTTCCTGACTAGAGGGCCGCTGCCGATGCTGCCCCTGTGGGAGAAGTTCTTCGAGGGACAGAAGAGGGACTTGTATTCAATTTACGTCCATGCACTCCCAGGATATGAGCTGAACGTTTCCAGGGACTCTCCTTTTCATGGAAGACAGATCCCCAGTCAG AATGTCCAATGGGGAACGGTGGAGCTGTTCGATGCGGAGAAGCGGCTCCTAGGGAACGCGCTGCTCGACTTCTCCAATGAGCGGTTCGTCCTCCTCTCAGAAAGCTGCATTCCTATCTACAACTTCTCGACCATCTACAATTACCTCACAGGTTCAAAGCATAGCTTTGTGGACTCGTACGATGAGCCAACTCGGTATGGGCGAGGGCGATACAGCCGGAACATGCTTCCACATATCCACCTCCGCCATTGGCGGAAGGGGTCCCAGTGGTTCGAGCTAAACCGGGACTTGGCAACTTACATAGTATCAGACACCAAGTTCTACTCCCTCTTCAGGCGGTTCTGCAAGCCCGCCTGTTACCCCGACGAGCATTACATCCCGACTTACCTCAACATGTTCCATGGATTGAAAAACTCTAACCGGAGCGTGACTTGGGTGGATTGGTCCTTCAGGGCCCCTCACCCTGCGACTTTTGAGAAAGCTAACATAACGGCGGATTTCATAAGGTCTATCAGGAGTAGCGGCAGCCACTGTCTGTATAATTCCAGGACGACGCACATTTGTTATCTCTTTGCCCGGAAATTTGCTCCAAGCACTTTGGGGCCATTGCTCGAGCTATCATCGGCGTTCATGGAGTTTTGA
- the LOC116196003 gene encoding pentatricopeptide repeat-containing protein At1g10270 — translation MSLYRFLLRSLRHRSTPAATASPARTLPLTHLLHHDDRPIPAPASHFQHRTFAFSSAEEAAAERRRRKRRLRIEPPLHALRRDSYPPPPRDPNAPRLPDSTSALVGPRLNLHNRVQSLIRAGDLDAASAVARHSVFSNTRPTVFTCNAIIASMYRAKRYNDAIALFHFFFNQSNIVPNVVSYNNLINTHCDMGNVDTGLEFYRHIIANAPFSPSSVTYRHLTKGLIDAGRIQDAVDLLREMLNKGHGADSLVYNNLIAGFLNLGNLEKANELFDELKERCLVYDGVVNATFMDWFFKQEREKEAMESYKSLLDRQFRMVPATCNVLIEVLLRYGKKTEAWALFDQMLDNHTPPNFHAVNSDTFNLMVNECFKNGQFEEAIATFRKVGTKAGSKPFQMDPLGYNNIITRYCEHGMLEEAASMFKELSSKSLAPDVSTHRILIEAYLKAERIDDALSMLHRIVDAGLRVVASFGNRVFEELIKNGKAVDCGQVLTKMGEKDPKPDPTCYEVVIRGLCNQGALDVAQDLIGQMIRYGVGLTPSLREFVSAAFGNAGRGEEIERLLSTNRWGSAPRVPPRGPNPLPRPPSNPQMTGTPGPAQFNGSVRTPPMGTPSGPAQAFGSSGYSQHPMNKYAGPSQLGGPQGMSSGAPQAFGSLEYPQSPMNGYSGPSQLGEPQGMPSDAPQAFGSSGYPQSPMTGYSGPSHVGGPQGMSSGAPQAFRSSTYSQSQMNGYMGPSHVGGSQGTPQNFEERAPQISGSPSGPPQTTGIQGVPSVEGTQGSEHADGHSEVPLTQRQAAF, via the coding sequence ATGTCGCTCTACCGCTTCCTCCTCCGCTCCCTCCGCCACCGCTCCACCCCCGCCGCCACCGCCTCCCCCGCCAGGACCCTCCCTCTCACCCACCTCCTTCACCACGACGATCGTCCGATCCCTGCACCCGCCTCCCATTTCCAGCACCGCACGTTCGCCTTCAGCTCCGCCGAGGAGGCCGCGGCTGAACGCCGCCGCCGGAAGCGCCGTCTCCGAATCGAGCCGCCCCTCCACGCCCTCCGACGCGACAGCTATCCCCCTCCGCCCCGCGACCCCAACGCTCCCCGCCTGCCCGACTCCACGTCGGCCCTGGTCGGCCCCCGCCTCAACCTTCACAACCGCGTCCAGTCCCTGATCCGAGCTGGGGACCTCGATGCTGCGTCTGCAGTGGCACGCCATTCGGTCTTCTCCAATACCCGCCCCACGGTCTTTACTTGCAACGCCATCATCGCCTCCATGTATCGTGCCAAGAGGTACAATGATGCTATTGCCCTGTTCCACTTCTTCTTTAACCAGTCCAACATTGTCCCCAATGTCGTTTCCTACAATAATTTGATCAACACCCACTGCGACATGGGAAATGTCGATACCGGCCTCGAGTTCTACCGGCATATTATTGCCAATGCACCTTTTAGTCCGTCCTCGGTCACATATAGGCATTTGACAAAAGGGTTGATCGATGCGGGGAGGATACAGGATGCGGTGGACCTTCTGCGtgagatgctgaataagggGCACGGGGCAGATTCGTTGGTTTATAACAATTTAATAGCTGGGTTCTTGAATTTAGGCAACTTGGAGAAGGCCAATGAGCTGTTTGATGAGCTTAAGGAGAGGTGTCTTGTCTATGATGGGGTTGTGAATGCTACATTTATGGATTGGTTTTTCAAGCaggagagggagaaggaaGCAATGGAGTCGTACAAATCTTTGCTCGATAGGCAGTTTAGGATGGTTCCTGCAACTTGCAATGTCCTCATCGAGGTTCTGCTGAGGTACGGGAAGAAGACTGAGGCTTGGGCACTGTTCGATCAGATGCTTGATAATCATACCCCGCCGAACTTCCATGCCGTGAATTCAGACACTTTTAACCTGATGGTCAACGAATGTTTCAAGAATGGACAGTTTGAGGAGGCTATTGCTACCTTTAGGAAGGTTGGAACTAAGGCGGGATCAAAACCATTCCAAATGGACCCGCTGGGCTATAATAACATCATAACCAGATACTGTGAGCACGGGATGCTTGAAGAGGCAGCTAGTATGTTCAAAGAATTGTCATCCAAGTCTTTGGCCCCGGATGTCTCCACCCACCGAATTTTGATTGAGGCATACCTAAAAGCAGAGAGGATTGATGATGCTCTGAGTATGTTACACAGAATAGTGGATGCTGGATTGAGGGTCGTGGCGAGTTTCGGGAACAGGGTTTTTGAGGAATTGATCAAGAACGGCAAGGCTGTGGATTGCGGGCAGGTCTTGACAAAAATGGGGGAGAAAGACCCTAAACCTGACCCCACATGCTACGAGGTTGTGATTAGGGGCCTGTGCAACCAAGGTGCATTAGATGTGGCCCAAGACCTGATAGGGCAGATGATAAGGTATGGAGTTGGTTTGACCCCGTCTTTGCGGGAATTTGTATCTGCCGCCTTTGGCAACGCAGGGCGTGGAGAAGAGATTGAGAGGCTGCTGAGTACGAACAGATGGGGGTCTGCTCCACGGGTCCCACCGCGGGGGCCTAACCCATTGCCCCGACCACCAAGCAATCCCCAAATGACGGGGACGCCCGGACCAGCTCAGTTTAATGGATCTGTAAGAACTCCTCCAATGGGAACGCCATCGGGGCCCGCACAAGCTTTCGGGTCATCAGGATACTCGCAGCATCCTATGAataaatatgcaggaccttcGCAGTTGGGCGGACCACAAGGAATGTCATCGGGAGCCCCACAGGCTTTCGGGTCATTGGAATACCCGCAGTCTCCAATGAACGGGTATTCAGGACCTTCCCAGCTGGGTGAACCACAAGGAATGCCATCGGATGCCCCGCAAGCTTTCGGGTCATCTGGATACCCCCAGTCTCCTATGACTGGGTATTCAGGACCTTCACACGTGGGTGGACCACAAGGAATGTCCTCAGGGGCTCCACAAGCTTTCAGGTCATCCACATACTCGCAGTCGCAGATGAATGGATATATGGGACCTTCACATGTAGGTGGATCACAAGGAACGCCACAAAATTTTGAAGAAAGAGCCCCCCAAATCAGTGGATCGCCATCAGGGCCTCCTCAGACAACTGGGATACAGGGAGTACCATCTGTTGAAGGAACACAGGGTTCCGAACATGCAGATGGACATTCTGAAGTTCCACTGACTCAGAGACAAGCAGCATTTTGA
- the LOC116196237 gene encoding dynamin-2A codes for MEAIEELIQLSDAMRQASAVLADEDIDESSSSSSRRTSTFLNAVALGNVGAGKSAVLNSLIGHPILPTGENGATRAPITVDLSRDSNLSSKSIVLQIDNKSQQVSASALRHSLQDRLSKGSSGRSRDEIYLKLRTSTAPPLKLIDLPGLDQRFVDDSLISEYVERNDAILVVVIPASQVPEVSSSRALKIAKEYDAESTRTVGVISKIDQAASDSKALAAVQALLSNQGPPKTADIPWIALIGQSVSIASAQSGNAESSLETAWRAESESLKSILSGTPQSKLGRVALVDALAGQIRNRMKLRLPNLLSGLQGKSQIVQDELSRLGSQMVDSAEGTRALALQLCREFEDRFLQHITSGEGSGWKVVASFEGNFPNRIKQLPLDRHFDINNVKRIVLEADGYQPYLISPEKGLRSLIKIVLEMAKEPARLCVDEVHHVLVDIVSAAASATPGLGRYPPFKREIVALASAALDNFKSEAKKMVIALVDMERAFVPPQHFIRLVQRRMERQRREEELKNRSSKKAAEADQSLLNRATSPLTGDQKSGGSLKSMKDKSSQQDKDAQEESTLKTAGPGGEITAGFLLKKSAKTNGWSRRWFVLNEKTGKLGYTKKQEERHFRGVITLEECNIEEVSEDEEPPSKSSKDKKSNGPEKGPSLVFKITSKVQYKTVLKAHSAVLLKAENAADKIEWLNKLRNVAQPGGGQIKGESGLPMRQSLSDGSLDTMARRPADPEEELRWMSQEVRGYVEAVLNSLAANVPKAVVLCQVEKAKEDMLNQLYSSVSAQSSAKIEELLQEDQNVKRKRERIQKQSSVLSKLTRLLSIHDNRASAASSWSNDGPSAESSPRTRGSSSGDDWRSAFDAAANGSVESGRSGASHSRRYSDPAQNGDASSGSNHGGRRTPNRLPPAPPQSSGSAYRY; via the exons ATGGAGGCGATCGAGGAACTGATTCAGCTCTCGGATGCGATGCGGCAGGCATCTGCCGTCCTCGCGGACGAAGACATTGACGAGAGCTCGTCGTCATCCAGCAGGCGCACTTCCACCTTCCTCAATGCCGTCGCCCTTGGCAATGTC GGTGCTGGAAAGTCTGCTGTCTTAAATAGTCTCATCGGCCATCCAATTCTT CCTACTGGTGAGAATGGTGCTACCCGGGCTCCCATAACGGTTGACCTATCAAGGGATAGTAATTTAAGCAGCAAATCAATCGTTTTACAAATTGACAACAAATCTCAACAGGTTTCCGCAA GTGCTCTTCGACATTCTCTCCAAGATAGGCTAAGCAAGGGTTCATCTGGAAGAAGTCGTGatgaaatatatttgaaacTTCGTACTAGTACAG CTCCACCTTTAAAGTTGATTGATTTACCGGGACTTGATCAAAGATTTGTGGATGACTCGCTG atCAGTGAGTATGTTGAACGCAATGATGCCATTCTGGTTGTTGTAATACCCGCTAGTCAGGTGCCGGAAGTTTCATCATCTCGCGCCCTTAAAATTGCTAAGGAATATGATGCAGAAA GTACCAGAACTGTTGGTgttataagtaaaattgatCAAGCAGCTTCAGATTCAAAAGCATTGGCAGCTGTTCAAGCTCTCTTGTCGAATCAGGGACCACCAAAGACAGCTGATATTCCATGGATTGCATTAATTGGTCAGTCTGTCTCTATTGCTTCTGCACAGTCCGGAAATGCTGAGAGCTCTTTGGAAACTGCCTGGAGAGCTGAGAGTGAAAGTCTGAAATCCATATTAAGTGGCACCCCTCAAAGCAAGCTTGGTAGGGTAGCTCTGGTTGATGCGCTAGCAGGCCAGATCCGTAACCGTATGAAACTCAGGCTGCCAAATCTCCTTTCAGG GCTTCAAGGAAAGTCTCAAATTGTACAGGATGAATTGTCAAGGCTTGGGAGTCAAATGGTTGATAGTGCTGAAGGTACAAGGGCTCTTGCTTTGCAGCTTTGCCGTGAATTTGAAGACAGGTTTCTCCAGCACATCACGAGCGGGGAG gGTAGTGGCTGGAAAGTTGTAGCAAGTTTTGAGGGCAATTTCCCTAACCGGATCAAGCAGCTTCCATTGGACAGACACTTTGACATTAATAATGTGAAAAGA ATTGTGCTGGAAGCAGATGGATATCAACCTTATCTTATATCTCCTGAGAAAGGTCTGAGATCCTTAATTAAAATTGTATTAGAGATGGCTAAAGAACCAGCACGACTCTGTGTTGACGAG GTGCATCATGTACTGGTGGACATTGTTTCTGCTGCTGCAAGTGCTACTCCTGGCCTTGGCAGATACCCTCCTTTCAAGAGAGAG ATTGTGGCATTAGCCTCTGCTGCTCTGGATAATTTTAAGAGTGAAGCCAAGAAAATGGTTATTGCTCTCGTAGATATGGAGCGTGCTTTTGTTCCTCCTCAGCACTTCATCCGATTGGTTCAAAGACG CATGGAGAGGCAGCGTCGggaggaagaattgaagaacAGATCCTCCAAGAAAGCAGCAGAAGCTGATCAATCTTTGTTAAACAGG GCTACAAGCCCTCTAACAGGGGATCAAAAAAGTGGCGGTAGCTTAAAATCTATGAAAGATAAATCCTCACAGCAAGATAAAGATGCACAAGAGGAATCAACACTGAAGACTGCTGGGCCTGGTGGAGAAATAACTGCAG GATTTTTGttgaaaaaaagtgcaaaaacaaATGGATGGAGTAGGAGATGGTTTGTCCTAAATGAAAAAACTGGCAAG CTGGGATACACGAAAAAGCAAGAAGAAAGACATTTCAGAGGTGTAATCACCTTAGAG gaatgcaacATTGAAGAAGTTTCTGAAGATGAAGAACCCCCATCAAAGAGTTCCAAGGATAAGAAATCAAATGGCCCTGAAAAAGGGCCAAGCCTTGTTTTCAAGATAACCAGCAAGGTTCAGTATAAGACTGTTTTAAAAG CTCACAGTGCAGTGCTCTTGAAGGCTGAGAACGCAGCAGATAAGATTGAGTGGTTAAATAAGTTGAGAAATGTCGCACAGCCTGGAGGAGGTCAGATTAAGGGAGAATCTGGTCTTCCTATGCGGCAGAGTCTATCTGACGGTTCACTG GATACAATGGCTAGAAGACCTGCGGACCCCGAAGAGGAACTGCGGTGGATGTCACAGGAAGTACGTGGTTATGTGGAGGCTGTACTCAACAGTCTTGCTGCCAACGTTCCAAAG GCAGTAGTTCTTTGTCAAGTTGAGAAAGCCAAGGAAGATATGCTTAACCAGTTATACAGTTCAGTCAG CGCCCAAAGCTCTGCTAAGATTGAAGAACTCCTTCAAGAAGACCAGAACGTGAAGCGCAAACGAGAACGTATTCAGAAACAGTCATCTGTTCTCTCAAAACTGACGAGACTACTCAGCATTCACGACAATCGAGCATCCGCGGCCTCCAGCTGGAGCAATGATGGCCCTAGTGCAG AGAGCAGTCCGAGAACACGTGGGTCTTCGTCTGGGGATGACTGGAGATCAGCATTTGATGCAGCCGCCAATGGGTCTGTGGAATCAGGGAGGTCCGGAGCAAGCCATAGCCGACGTTACAGCGATCCTGCTCAGAATGGAGATGCGAGCTCTGGCTCAAACCATGGGGGCCGAAGAACTCCTAATAGGCTCCCGCCAGCCCCTCCGCAGTCCTCTGGTTCAGCTTACAGATATTAA